The Balneola vulgaris DSM 17893 DNA window TAGGTGCTGGTGCACGCCCTGAAGTAGGACGTGAAGCTGTTGAAGAAAACAGACATGAAATTGAAGAGGCTATTGAAACAGCCGACATGATTTTTGTGACAGCAGGAATGGGTGGTGGTACCGGAACCGGTGGCGCCCCAGTTGTTGCAGGCATGGCTAAACGTAAAGGAATTCTTACTGTGGGTATTATCACTACCCCATTCGATTGCGAAGGTAAGATCCGTAAAAAGTATGCCCTTGAAGGTATTACTGAACTAAAGAAAAACTGTGATACGGTTATCGTTATCCCGAACGAGCGCCTACTTGATATCGCTGACGAAAACACTTCTTTAATGGAAGCTTTCGCCCTTGCCAACGAAGTACTTTACAATGCTACTCGTGGTATCAGCGATTTAATCTTAATGCCTGGTCTTATCAACCTTGACTTTGCAGACGTTCGAACTACTATGACTGATGGTGGCGCTGCAATTATGGGTTCTGCAACAGCAGAAGGTCCAGATCGCGCTGAAATCGCTGCTCGTTCAGCCATAAACTCACCACTACTTGATGGGGTTAGTATCCGCGGAGCACGTAGCGTACTTGTAAACATCTCGGCAGGTGCTGCATTAGGTATGCGTGAAACAACAACCGCTACTAGTATTGTTCAACAAGAAGCTGGCGATGATGCGGAAATCATCTTAGGTACAGTACTTGATGAGACTTTCAGTGATGAAATCAGAGTTACTGTAATCGCTACAGGCTTCGATTTAGCTGAAGATCGTACGAAGGCAAAAGTAGCTCCTAAATCTGCTCTAAATGCAGCCGCTGAAAATGTAGCTCGTTCTCAAGTAGCAGAACCAACAGGTACACCAAGTAAATTCTCTCGTACATCTGGAGATTTTTATAAAGGTGAAGGAAACCTAAAGAAGTTGGATACTCCTTCTTACCTACGTCGCGACTTAAACGTTCGCCAGGAAGAAGAACCTGAAGTGGAGTCATCGCACTATGAAGATGCAAGACCTTCACAATCTGAGCCAACTCAAGATACTTCAGCGCGTGATAACATCGCTCCATTCCAAAGTAGAACTGAACGAATCCGTAAGGATGATACCGATCAGCCTGCTTTCTTAAGAAAAATAATGGACTAAGAAACGCGAAAAATATCGCTTTTTGAACGGTACCATGGGATTGGTGTCTTCAACAAGCATTCGATTTACTGGATTATAGTTCCAATCACTCGGTGATTGGCTATAGATTGCTAACAATAAAAGGAGCCTCTGGATAAGAGGTTCCTTTTTTAATTGATGATACCCCTTGTCACTTCGAACGGATGTGAGAAGTCTAAAGATCTATCCTACCACATCCACCATCTCTAGATGTCTCCTTTCAGTCGACATGACAAAAGAGAGTCGTAAAAACAGGTATCCCATCAAACAATACCCTCACTTTGTAACTTCCAGCGTATATGAGAAGGCTATTAGATGATGCTCCAGATTAAACGAGAAGCCATTACAAAGGCAAGTAGAGCGAAGCCCCACTGAAGATAAGTTCTATTTATTTTTTGGTTCCAT harbors:
- the ftsZ gene encoding cell division protein FtsZ; this translates as MANHNTRFFFDEQSQENAKIKVVGVGGGGGNAINNMINMGLDSVEYIALNTDAQALKNSHADIKIQVGTSLTNGLGAGARPEVGREAVEENRHEIEEAIETADMIFVTAGMGGGTGTGGAPVVAGMAKRKGILTVGIITTPFDCEGKIRKKYALEGITELKKNCDTVIVIPNERLLDIADENTSLMEAFALANEVLYNATRGISDLILMPGLINLDFADVRTTMTDGGAAIMGSATAEGPDRAEIAARSAINSPLLDGVSIRGARSVLVNISAGAALGMRETTTATSIVQQEAGDDAEIILGTVLDETFSDEIRVTVIATGFDLAEDRTKAKVAPKSALNAAAENVARSQVAEPTGTPSKFSRTSGDFYKGEGNLKKLDTPSYLRRDLNVRQEEEPEVESSHYEDARPSQSEPTQDTSARDNIAPFQSRTERIRKDDTDQPAFLRKIMD